From Candidatus Bathyanammoxibius amoris, the proteins below share one genomic window:
- a CDS encoding radical SAM protein → MNLSTQWRALSPKRLLNRLVGALQFRLGASRLYAYPSKITIESGNICNMRCPLCPTGRNDPSARKGLMPFETYKKVVDELGEYLYLMKLYNWGEPLLNLELVPMIKYAVSKGIIVKISTNLDMDMDAEQIKALLRSGVHKIYVSCNGASEDTYSIYHVGGNFKRVMDNMKLLADMRSECRSFTDVVWLFHVFSHNEHEIEKAGEMATKLGVRLQISKMKPDMGKEIFETAEEAIERDGKWLPRNPKYNIFDMEKKTPRRRYSCNLLWTETVVNWDGSILPCCSIYSEKYAFGNIREGTSFREIWNGESYQAARREVLSKGNGIWTICRVCKSTGFLHE, encoded by the coding sequence ATGAATCTCAGTACACAGTGGAGGGCCTTGAGCCCGAAGAGGTTGCTGAACCGCCTTGTGGGCGCTCTCCAGTTCAGGCTGGGCGCCTCGAGGCTTTATGCCTATCCCTCGAAGATTACCATTGAATCGGGGAATATATGCAACATGCGTTGCCCCCTCTGCCCGACCGGCCGGAACGATCCCTCGGCAAGAAAGGGCCTGATGCCGTTTGAGACATACAAAAAGGTGGTTGATGAGCTGGGTGAGTACCTGTACCTGATGAAGCTCTACAACTGGGGTGAGCCCCTGCTTAATCTTGAGCTTGTACCGATGATAAAGTACGCCGTCTCCAAAGGTATAATTGTCAAGATAAGCACCAACCTTGACATGGATATGGATGCCGAACAGATAAAGGCTCTGTTGCGCTCGGGCGTTCATAAGATTTACGTCTCCTGTAACGGCGCTTCGGAGGATACCTACTCTATTTATCACGTGGGGGGTAATTTTAAGAGAGTGATGGACAACATGAAACTGCTGGCCGATATGCGTTCCGAGTGCCGTTCTTTTACCGACGTTGTCTGGCTGTTTCATGTCTTCAGCCATAACGAACATGAGATAGAGAAGGCCGGGGAGATGGCAACAAAGCTTGGCGTAAGACTACAGATAAGCAAGATGAAGCCGGATATGGGTAAAGAGATATTTGAAACGGCGGAGGAGGCCATTGAGAGGGACGGTAAATGGCTTCCCAGGAACCCGAAGTACAATATTTTTGACATGGAGAAAAAAACACCCAGGAGGCGTTATTCGTGCAACCTGCTCTGGACGGAGACGGTTGTAAACTGGGACGGTTCCATACTGCCTTGCTGCTCCATATACAGTGAGAAATACGCCTTCGGAAATATCCGGGAGGGCACGTCATTCCGGGAGATATGGAATGGAGAGTCTTATCAAGCGGCCCGCAGGGAGGTCCTGTCTAAGGGGAACGGAATATGGACCATCTGCCGGGTGTGTAAGAGTACGGGGTTTCTCCATGAGTAA
- a CDS encoding lipopolysaccharide kinase InaA family protein translates to MQKILRKNTGSITWYVPESEAHTLGGKLLELNNPTWEEAVSIHKKGRRKVFASLGTTAGGEEIYLKAFRLTSLPLKLKCLFSSSKAVRELVTGLTALERGVPAVVPVAAGEKRRMGLVVECYVLLKKIDSAVNLRDYLNREDLPRCQRSRVIETLGRLARKSHESGIFQTDFSLNNFLLKDPDDPVPVICLIDFERTYVRDRLSDDMRNWTLAKLNRVRADFTATDRLRFIKAYLADDDMDKQPLLQWMRELDRSTCWILRKDALRIHNACVRGGRGYERYTNGSLSAYFLENNCGIEELIRLMKNADKNLENVGATQTLGPFLSYKTCRKIRSGDMEVDVYKFLPAGSGSAGTGLAAGAWQAANALTKANLPVSPVIGAVETGEGTSYRGYLFIRHIAALKDLRTAVEESLSCPGKKRALLWHAARFLAKLHNHGVLSANLSTGDIGILEPPSGRINVYLMSPFKFKMALTMTMDGTGTEDRESDLNRLEEFLGDLLQENDVELLRKFYRLHSSNIPVTHGETPYSYTPGRWSIFRSP, encoded by the coding sequence ATGCAGAAAATCCTCCGAAAGAACACCGGAAGTATAACCTGGTACGTCCCGGAGAGTGAGGCGCATACCCTTGGGGGTAAACTGCTGGAGCTTAACAACCCTACCTGGGAAGAAGCCGTCAGTATCCATAAGAAGGGGCGACGTAAGGTATTTGCCTCTCTGGGTACGACTGCCGGCGGTGAAGAGATATATCTAAAGGCGTTCCGCCTGACCAGTCTGCCTCTCAAACTGAAATGTCTTTTTTCCAGCTCTAAGGCGGTGAGGGAACTTGTAACGGGGCTGACGGCCCTTGAGAGGGGAGTGCCCGCAGTTGTGCCCGTGGCCGCGGGGGAAAAGAGGCGTATGGGCCTCGTGGTAGAGTGCTATGTCCTGCTGAAGAAGATAGACAGCGCCGTTAATCTGAGGGACTATCTGAACAGGGAGGATCTCCCGCGGTGTCAGAGGTCAAGAGTAATCGAGACCCTGGGCAGGCTCGCCAGAAAAAGCCACGAGAGCGGCATCTTTCAGACAGATTTTTCCCTGAACAATTTTCTCCTTAAAGACCCTGACGACCCGGTACCGGTCATATGCTTAATTGATTTTGAAAGGACGTACGTTCGTGACCGGCTTTCAGATGATATGAGAAACTGGACCCTCGCCAAACTCAACCGTGTCAGAGCAGACTTCACTGCAACTGACAGACTGCGGTTTATAAAGGCGTATCTGGCAGATGATGATATGGATAAACAGCCACTTCTCCAGTGGATGAGGGAGTTAGACAGAAGTACCTGCTGGATACTGCGGAAGGACGCCCTGAGGATACATAACGCCTGCGTGCGGGGGGGCAGAGGCTACGAGCGCTACACAAACGGCTCGCTGAGTGCCTACTTCCTTGAAAACAATTGCGGCATAGAGGAACTGATACGTTTGATGAAAAACGCAGATAAAAACCTGGAAAACGTGGGAGCAACACAGACTCTGGGACCGTTCCTGTCCTACAAGACCTGCCGTAAAATACGTTCAGGAGATATGGAGGTAGACGTTTATAAATTCCTGCCCGCCGGTTCAGGCTCCGCAGGCACCGGGCTGGCAGCAGGAGCCTGGCAGGCCGCTAACGCCCTGACAAAGGCCAACCTCCCGGTAAGTCCGGTTATCGGTGCTGTAGAAACCGGCGAAGGGACGTCTTACCGGGGTTACCTTTTTATAAGGCATATCGCCGCACTTAAAGACCTGCGTACGGCCGTTGAGGAATCCCTTTCGTGTCCAGGGAAAAAACGGGCGCTTCTCTGGCATGCCGCCAGGTTTTTGGCCAAACTACACAACCATGGTGTTTTATCGGCAAACTTATCCACAGGGGACATAGGTATACTGGAACCGCCTTCGGGAAGGATAAACGTGTACCTTATGAGCCCCTTTAAATTCAAGATGGCGCTGACAATGACGATGGACGGCACCGGTACGGAGGACAGGGAATCGGACCTGAATAGACTTGAGGAATTTCTCGGTGATTTGCTGCAGGAAAATGACGTGGAACTCTTGAGAAAGTTTTACAGGCTACATTCTTCAAACATACCTGTTACTCATGGAGAAACCCCGTACTCTTACACACCCGGCAGATGGTCCATATTCCGTTCCCCTTAG
- a CDS encoding adenylyltransferase/cytidyltransferase family protein gives MGEVIRDHDKLASILERLRANGKRVVFCNGCFDVLHVGHVRCLSGAKARGDVLVVGVNSDSSVKEIKGPKYPLMPEEERMEIVAAIRGVDYVTCFPEPSADSIILRLRPDVHAKGTDYTYENVPERETVLSYGGEIAIVGDPKDHSSTHLKEQLIERASEKDS, from the coding sequence ATGGGTGAGGTCATAAGAGACCATGACAAACTCGCCTCCATACTGGAGAGACTCAGGGCAAACGGTAAACGTGTCGTGTTCTGCAACGGCTGCTTCGACGTCCTGCACGTAGGCCACGTAAGGTGCCTCAGCGGGGCGAAGGCCCGCGGCGACGTGCTGGTGGTGGGCGTTAACAGCGACAGCTCCGTTAAGGAGATAAAGGGGCCCAAATACCCGTTAATGCCGGAGGAAGAGCGGATGGAGATAGTAGCAGCCATAAGGGGTGTGGATTACGTTACCTGCTTCCCGGAACCCAGCGCGGACTCAATCATCCTAAGGCTCAGACCCGACGTCCACGCCAAGGGCACCGACTACACGTACGAGAACGTACCGGAGAGAGAGACCGTTTTATCTTATGGGGGAGAGATAGCCATAGTAGGCGACCCGAAGGACCACTCCAGCACCCACCTCAAGGAACAGCTTATAGAACGGGCTTCAGAAAAAGACTCCTGA
- a CDS encoding bifunctional ADP-heptose synthase, translating to MKDDLGKYIEIINNIPGVSVAVIGDMVADIYVYGRPFKLSREAPVIVVKYEGETIVPGSAGNTVNNLSKLGAKVFPVGIVGDDREGGFLKNHFSEDGVDTAGLFVSKERGTISKTRLLAGDTHASKRQVVRIDKEVSWNMPDSMEKKILDYIDEVNKKVDVWIVSDYGYDIVTLGVLDRMKRIAGEKTVVADSRRRICDFAGVTIIAPNESETEAATGITISGEDDVIKAGKKLLKKMGSEAVIITRGNYGMVLFEKTGNVEKIPISGPNEVTDVTGAGDTVTVMLAVARAAGASYAQAARLSNYAAGVVVMKNGTATVSRSELVDVITRDLRGEGNG from the coding sequence GTGAAAGATGACCTCGGTAAATATATTGAGATAATCAACAATATCCCCGGAGTAAGTGTGGCGGTAATAGGGGATATGGTGGCCGATATTTATGTGTACGGCAGGCCGTTCAAACTCTCCAGAGAGGCTCCCGTCATCGTCGTAAAGTACGAGGGCGAGACCATAGTCCCGGGAAGTGCAGGCAACACGGTCAACAACCTCTCCAAACTGGGAGCGAAGGTCTTCCCTGTGGGGATAGTGGGTGATGACAGGGAGGGCGGCTTCCTGAAGAACCATTTCTCGGAGGATGGAGTTGACACCGCTGGACTGTTTGTGTCCAAAGAGCGCGGTACCATATCGAAGACCCGGCTTCTCGCCGGTGATACCCACGCCTCAAAACGACAGGTCGTCCGAATAGACAAAGAAGTCAGCTGGAACATGCCCGACTCCATGGAGAAAAAGATACTCGACTATATTGACGAGGTAAACAAGAAGGTAGACGTCTGGATAGTCTCCGACTACGGCTACGACATAGTAACGCTCGGGGTGCTGGACAGGATGAAGAGGATCGCCGGAGAAAAGACGGTAGTGGCGGACTCCCGCAGGAGGATATGCGATTTTGCCGGCGTGACGATTATAGCCCCCAATGAGTCAGAAACGGAGGCGGCCACGGGCATAACCATTAGTGGTGAAGACGACGTGATAAAAGCGGGCAAGAAACTGCTCAAGAAGATGGGCTCTGAGGCCGTAATCATTACCCGTGGGAACTACGGGATGGTGCTGTTTGAAAAGACCGGCAATGTAGAGAAGATACCGATATCCGGCCCCAACGAGGTCACGGACGTTACCGGGGCGGGCGATACCGTCACCGTCATGCTCGCGGTGGCCAGGGCCGCAGGGGCCAGTTACGCACAGGCCGCGCGGCTCTCAAACTACGCCGCCGGCGTCGTAGTGATGAAAAACGGCACCGCCACCGTAAGCCGCTCTGAACTGGTGGATGTTATTACAAGAGACCTGCGGGGTGAAGGCAATGGGTGA
- a CDS encoding LptF/LptG family permease — MQVILQKYILKEFFRIFIPTIVVFEFLLMLGLILQAMHKGAAFMAIIVAMLPYFMMYALPYALPTALLAATIITYGRMSGDNEVWAILTSGIHLRTIIVPVALVGLFFSFFSVVINAEVLPRSYQMITTLRDRATHQLVQHIMAAGGKVKLDPYYITIQDIEGDVFKNITILKSDGEHINNIIMAKEARLGIEMDKNIVVCALKDGEFINISQAKVGSTPTVIPFGETTFIMPLGLRKRKTMRKYMPFLKLLEYKKQVNREITKQGIELDELEAGKRALRRKLGQVEGELSSVDSKVRVANEQAAKARDTISEQRTNLVNIKNEIRVSQDYLRIAEESIQELLLAKEMAQAGKRRKSEEATNIERKVAEVNETIEDETVRLLEAEEAKRLALESIDREEKRLANLAEETEKLSKEKRAMAEGVHKARKMYSLAEHHEITRDISVAIHRRLAPGLSCLAFVLIGIPIGIMTRMGNMIIGFFISFGIALVVYYPLLIMGESLARKQGFPPGPTMWGANIILGIIALILLIKLFRK, encoded by the coding sequence ATGCAGGTAATTTTACAAAAATACATCCTCAAGGAATTTTTCCGTATTTTCATCCCGACCATCGTGGTATTTGAGTTCCTGCTCATGCTGGGGCTTATACTGCAGGCGATGCACAAGGGTGCCGCCTTTATGGCCATCATTGTCGCGATGCTTCCTTACTTTATGATGTACGCCCTACCCTATGCGCTGCCTACGGCACTGCTGGCTGCTACCATAATAACTTACGGGCGTATGAGCGGTGACAACGAGGTATGGGCAATCCTCACCAGCGGTATCCATCTCAGGACGATCATCGTGCCCGTGGCGCTAGTGGGTCTTTTCTTCAGTTTTTTCTCTGTTGTAATTAACGCGGAGGTCCTGCCCCGCTCCTATCAAATGATTACGACCTTAAGGGACAGGGCCACCCACCAGCTTGTCCAGCACATAATGGCTGCGGGCGGCAAGGTCAAGCTGGACCCTTATTACATAACTATCCAGGATATCGAGGGTGACGTGTTCAAGAACATAACCATACTTAAGTCGGACGGTGAGCACATAAACAACATAATTATGGCAAAAGAGGCACGGCTGGGCATAGAGATGGACAAAAACATCGTTGTGTGCGCCCTGAAGGACGGGGAGTTTATTAACATAAGCCAGGCCAAAGTGGGTTCCACGCCGACCGTCATACCTTTCGGGGAAACAACTTTTATAATGCCCCTGGGGTTGAGGAAACGTAAGACAATGAGGAAGTACATGCCCTTTCTCAAACTCCTGGAGTATAAGAAGCAGGTTAACAGGGAAATCACAAAACAAGGGATTGAATTGGACGAACTTGAGGCCGGAAAGAGAGCACTCAGGAGGAAATTGGGTCAAGTTGAGGGGGAATTATCTTCCGTAGACAGTAAGGTCCGGGTGGCAAATGAACAGGCCGCAAAGGCCAGAGATACCATCTCCGAGCAGAGGACCAATCTGGTAAATATCAAAAACGAGATTCGGGTTTCTCAGGACTATCTACGCATAGCGGAAGAGTCGATACAGGAACTTCTTCTTGCAAAGGAAATGGCACAGGCCGGGAAGAGGCGCAAGTCGGAAGAGGCGACGAATATCGAGCGCAAGGTGGCAGAGGTTAATGAAACGATAGAGGATGAAACAGTGCGGTTACTGGAGGCCGAAGAGGCAAAACGCCTGGCTCTAGAAAGTATAGATAGAGAGGAAAAGAGGTTAGCGAACCTGGCTGAGGAAACTGAGAAATTGTCTAAAGAAAAACGCGCTATGGCCGAGGGGGTCCATAAGGCCAGGAAGATGTATAGCCTGGCCGAGCATCATGAAATAACCCGCGACATAAGTGTCGCCATACACAGGAGATTGGCTCCGGGTCTTTCGTGCCTGGCATTTGTCCTTATAGGCATCCCCATCGGTATAATGACGAGGATGGGTAACATGATTATCGGCTTCTTTATAAGCTTCGGTATAGCCCTGGTAGTATATTACCCCTTACTTATAATGGGCGAGTCACTAGCCAGAAAACAGGGGTTTCCACCGGGACCTACTATGTGGGGAGCTAACATAATCCTGGGGATTATCGCGCTCATTCTCCTCATCAAGCTTTTCAGGAAATAG